The sequence tagataacaaataaaaatatgaattactCCTAATTGTAATCAGCATTATATGGTATCAAAATGCAAAGTCGAGATGCATATAGCATTTATGCACATAGACAATACATAATAaaggcaaaaaaaattatttaatcaacTGCTTATCTTGGCGAGTTGTGCATCTATTTAATTGTCTGATTTGAGTTATTCAATGAAAACTACCTGAAAAACTAATTTGATTGTGTTAATTACTCACGGAGATCAAGACCTCTAGAAATACTATGGCACCGCGTGGATGATAACAAAATTAGCAACAAAAAGTTTATCCTCcgataaaatataacatgaatTTTGAATAGATATATGCAAGGAAACAATATACTAAGCCCTCTTCCTAAATTAATTTGGGAGTACAAACAGTTTCAGAGCAGTACTTTTCCAATGGAGCCTTCACCGAGCAatgttaatttatcaaatttttctaTCACTTCTTCCAACTCTTCCATGGAGAACACCCGATATGATGGAGCACCTTGAGATCTAAGTGTTGATTCTTGAGAAatgattcttgagataaaataagTTAAAGAAACTCTAATCAAATTTGCTGAAAACTTAAGTAATTGTCTTAGAAACTTTTTTGCAGAAAATCTGCCTATTTAGAGTTGacattgaaaatgaagttaaacTACAACTTACTAGCATTTTCCAGGAGCTCATCAGAAATATTGGGTTGTACATTATCTTGCACAACTTTGGGAAACATGTACCAATCCACATTGTGACGTATATGTATACTGTGATCTTCTATAAAAGAAGAGAAGGACAACTGTCAAAAACACCACAAGTAGTACAGCTCCCCCAACAACACCTACcatttcaagttaaaaaaaacCACAAACAGAAATTCTGAGAAAAAATCCAATTTCCATTTCAAGTAAATAACCATTTATCAAACGTTTTAACACAATAATCGAACAACCCTAAGTGAAAGAGCTCAAACAACCCTAAACGTATCATTTACAAGTGAAATCTaacatagaaattaagaaattgaaagagtaAAAAATAACTCACATTACGAGATTTAGAATCGTACCTCTAACTTAGATTCAAAATTGAGTGATTAATTCTTCTTTCGATTGATATTGAGCGATTTTCTTTTCTCAATTGAGAAACAGTggagaaaaaaggaaaaggagaGGCTGTTTTTGGAGAGAGGCGAAGGATACAATGTGTTGGgaacaaagtaaaataaaaaattttgccCTAATATTTATTTGGTAGGGTGACGGATTGAGCAACGGGTGCAAAATTCGTtgctaattatttaaaaaaaataatatattttttaaaaatggtaaaataattcTAGTGACAAAAATTTTGTTGCTATTTCCGTCTCCACCATGTCAAAAAATTCCCCTCCCCGCCCATTTTATGTCACTAATTTTATCAACAAAATAAAGGCGTCAATATTTACCTCCAAAATATAGCAACAGATTATACTTTTTGTCACTAATCTATCGTTAATTAGGCTACTacttttattttcaattatttagcGACAAAAAACCTATTTTGTTGCAATTCCGTCGTTAATTAGCGACGAAAAAGTGCTTGTTGCTACAAATCCGTTGTTAAACTCgattttttttgtagtgaatattgaccattgataatgCATTATATTGTAGTAATTCTCAAAGAAACTTGTTAAGTTTCAAAGTTATTCGCCAAAATGGCTATCACATTGAGATTGCAAATGAAGAAAAGattgaaaatctttatattaCTATAATAAAAGGTGGAGAAAAATTTGTGCATGAAAAAACACCTGCACTTTCTTCTGGATTGTATCATACAAGTATTTGTATAGTTGAATCACATACCATAGTAAATAAAAGATTTATAGATCGTAATGATTTTATCATTTGGCATGACCGGTTGGGCCAACCCAATATTAATATGATGCGCAGAATTATTGAGAATTCACATGGATATACtttgaagaatcaaaatattcttcAATCAAATGAATACTCTTGTACTGCTTGTTCTCAAGGAAAGTTGATGATTAAACTATCAGTAGCTAAGGTTGGGATTGAATCTCCTGCATTTCTATAACGTATACAGGGTGATATATGTGGACCAATTCACCCTTTGTATGGACCTTTCAAATATCATATGCTTTTGATAAATGCATCTACAAGATGGTCACATGTGCGCTTATTATCAACTCGCAATATGAATTTTGCGAGATTGTTAGCTCAAATAATAAGATTAAGCGCACAATTTTCAAATTATGCAATAAAGACTATTCGTCTTGATAATGCTGCTGAGTTGACATCTTAGTCCTTTAATGATTATTGTATGTCAACTGAAATAATTGAATATTCGGTTGCTCATGCTCACACTCAAAATGGTCTAGCAGAATCATTGATCAAACGTCTTCAATTGATAGCTAGGCTAATGTTAATAAGGACAAAACTTCATGTTTCAACATGGGGACATGCTATTTTGCATGCAACAACACTTGTGTGCATAAGGCTAATGAGTTATCATAAATTCTCCCCATTACAGTTGGTTTTTGGTCAAGAACCAAATATTTCCCATCTTAAAATTTTTGAATGTGCGGTATATATTTCAATTGCTCCACCACAACGCACAAAGATAGGACCCTAAAGAAGGTTGAGAATATATGTTGAGTATGGATCTCCTtccattataaaatatttggaacctATGACCGGAGATTTATTTACGGCAAGATTtgttgattgtcattttgatgAATCAGTAAACCCAATATTAGGGGGGAAACATAAGTAGCTGAAACATGAGATTGATTGAAATGCATTATCACTATCTCATTTGGATCCTCAAACAAATCAATGTGAGCGAGAGGTTCAAAAGATGATTTACTTGCAAAATGTTGCAAATCAGCTACCGGATGCATTTACTAACCTTCCAAGGATTACTAAATCTTATATTCCAGCTTCAAATGCTACAGTTCGAGTTGATATCCCGATAGGACAAGTGGTCAATGCAAATGAGTCTAAACCACGTTTGAAACGCGGTAGACCGATTGATTTCAAagataaaaatcctcaaaaaagAACAGAAATAAATGATCAAAATGATCACGATATGATGACAGTTGCTCAAAAAGAGCCTCAATATCTAACAAATGATAAGACCATTGAGGAGGTTAAAATACCTGAAAGTAATGAgaataaaaaaatctcaataaGTTATGTCTCGACGAGAAATAGGTGGAATCGAAATAATATTGTGGTTGACAATATTTTTGCTTACAATGTTGCTATTGAAATAATGCAACAAGATGAGGATTTGGAATCAAAATCTATCAATGAATGTAGACAAAGAAATGATTGGACAAAATAGAAGGATAAAATTCAAGCGGAATTGACTTCACTTGAAAAACATGAAGTTTTTGAACCTATAGTTCGTACACCTGAAGGTGTCAAAGCCAGTGGAGTACAAATGAATTTTTGTGCGAAAGCGAAATGAAAAGGGTAAAGTCGTAAGATATAAAGCATGACTTATGACACAAGGTTTCACAAAGGCCTGACATTGACTATGCGGAGACATATTCTCCTGTGGTGGATGGAATTACCTTCACATATATAATAAATCTGGCAGTTCATGAAAAGCTTGATATGCGCCTAATGGATGTTGTCACGACCTATTTGTGTGGCTCATTGGACAGcgatatttttatgaaaactcCAGAGGCCTTCAAAGTacctaaaacatataaaaattctcaagaaactTGCTCAATAAAGCTTCAAAAATTCTTATATGGATTGAAACAATCAGGGCGGATGTGGTATAATCTGTCTTAGCGAATTTTTGCTAAAAGAAGGGTATAAAAATGATCCTATTTGCCCTTGTGTTTTTATAAGAAGGTTTGGATCTGAATTTGCTATAatagttgtttatgttgatgacttgaataTCATTGGCACTCTCAAAGAGCTTTCAAAAGTTGTTGAGTGtttgaagaaagaatttgaaatgaaagatccgGGAAAGACAAAATTTTCTCTCGGCTTGCAGATTGATCATTTGACAAATGAATTTTTTgtccatcaatcaacatacattgAAAAGATTTTAAAGCGATTTTACATGGATAAATCACATCCATTGAGTACTCCAATGGTTGTGAGATAGCTTGATATAAACAAAAATCCATTTCGAcctcaagaaaatgatgaaaaacttCTTGGTGATGAAACTCCATATCTTAGTGAAATCGgggcactaatgtatcttgccaATAATACTCGACCAGATATTTATTTTGCGGTAAATTTATTGGCAAGACTCATCTCttccccaactaaaagacattggAATGGTGTCAAACATATACGCAGATATCTTCGGGGAACCattgacttgagattattttattcaaatgaatcCAAGTCAGAAATGATTGGTTACGTAGATGCAGGATACTTATCTGATCCACATAAGGCTCGGTCTCAGACgggttatttatttacatatggtGGCACAGCTATATCATGGCGTTCAATGAAGCAAACATTAGCTGcaacttcttcaaatcatgcagaAATCATTGTCATTGATGAAGCGAGTCGGGAGTGTGTTTGGTTGAGATCAATGActcaacaaatttaaaaaatgtgCGAATTTTCTTTGAATAAGGATATTCCAACTACATTGTATGAAGATAATGTTGCATGTATAGCTCAGTTGAAGGGAGGTTACATTAAATGAGACAGAACAAAAcacatttcaccaaaaaaaaaaatcactcatgatcttgagaagaaaggtGAAATAGATGTTCAAATTCGTTCAAGCGATAATCTAGTAGATATGTTCACTAAAGCATTGCCAACATcaacctttgagaagttgaaatacAAGATTAAGATGCGTCGTCTCCTAGATATTAAGTGATGTTTTTATCAGGGGGAATACATACGCGCTGCACctttttttccttaaccaagattttattccactgggttttcctgataaggtttttaatgaggcagcaaaCAAAGCGTATTACAAACCACTATTACATCTTATTTCctttagaatttctcttttacATGAACATCCAAGGGGAAGTATTGTAAATAAGTTATTGGTGGATGTTCACATACTATACATGCTTCACATACTACACATATTACGCATACTATTGTAGCATGTAAAGAAGCCATTTCTTTTGTGAATGTATTTTCACATACTAAATATATTACACATACTCTTGCCTATAAAAGGTATTGTATGCTACATTGTAACACACATCAAAGtagtagaaaataaaattctcTCATATCAATGGGTCTCTCTCCCCTCTCCTTTTGTTTTGGTAtattttagaatatttatttacaaaaaatattctaaCCTTTCATACTTGAATTGGGACAGAGTATGTATATGGTTAACACGCGatacaaaattttctatttttgacgCTACAATTAGATTACATTTTACGGGTAAATAAATGGGAACCACGTATCTTTTTGGCTTTAGcttctgaaaattataaaattgcgTGATggcaatttaaattttaaattgaccAATTATGTGtggtataaattaaaatattttgaatgtccGCTTATTCTTGATTGAAGGACAATAACGGGTGGTTTGTTACCCCCAAATAAGATAAAGTAGAGAGATTTTATAAGATTATTTTATTCACTTTCTATAATTCTACTATCTTAGTACAAATTGTGAAATAAAACTTTCTTGAAAGAGTTCATGCCTCAcatcaaacaaataaaattttatcGTCAGATAATTATTTATATTCTACTTATCACACGAACCATTGGATTATATTTGGCTAACTAGGCAAAGTTCGTTGAATTGAAAAATTTGACACTCCTTCTCTTTGACGTATGACAACGATTGGAACACTTTTCATTAGGAGTTCCCTTCATTTTACTCTGTCTTAATCTTAaactaaaaatgagaaaaatcatGTGAAAGGCCAAAATGAATTTTGTTTCTTAATTGATGCGTTGGAAAGTTCAAGGGGACGCTAGAAGGACCATATATTTCCACCCAAATTGAAGGAATTTCTGCCAAGTGTTTCACCACAAGGAccttttcttatctttttcttaGTCAATTGAAGGGGTAGAAAGCTCAAAAAATCTTGCCCACATAGGACCGTTAGCCAAAAAAGCAAGCTAATTTAGGGAATTTAGGGATGTGTAAAAATTAAATcgatcaataaattaaattaataaaaatattattaatttattattattagattATTGAATTAACAGTTTTTTAAATaggtttataaaaaaaattattgaattattggttcgatttgattttttcttactgggttattaaataaatcaataatccaataagactatactatattattattttacacctatatatattttttttctttgaatttctcctaactaatatttaattcaaacttgacgattcttgtaaattaaaacaaattacgTAGGATTTTGATTGTTACTAATATTcgaatttttttcatgttaattactattttttctattttatgagtatttttttatgagttaaatcaaaaattaaattattaaggATTAACAATTGATAAATTAAAAgctgataaaaatattttattgatttaacaattttaaaattaaaaattgataaatcaaatcgataataaataaaatcaaattgaatCACGTGCAAATGCCACCTTTAAGGAGTGGACCGGCAGTTATAATTGGCGGCTCTAGCTTGTCTTTTCTTAATTATGCATTAGTTTTGACATTTTGATTATTAGATTGTTTTTACAATGTTTTTACTTTTCAATATCATGTGGGATGACAAATACAATATAAcccgaaaaaagaaaaaaaagaaagggccAGTGGTCAGAAATACAAAGCCTGATAACTTGGTACACGTCTAGATCACTATTGCATATTCactataatattaaataaatatttcttttacttatcattatattaaaaaaaaatagtattcatttttattatttaattttaaaaatttaaaaataatttattttttatttatcaactatGGTCATTGCccaatatattttcaaagcattcaattaaatatattttaaaataatataataaataaattattttattaagaaatatattaaatcaaacataaacaaataaaaatagaacttACTATTACGATCATATAAATAGTAAATGTGGAGTACAATAGACATAGTAATAAACAAGTTCCCTATTCTAGAATGCTCATTTCCTCGTGACCCCTGCTCTAAGTTGACTTTTATTATGCTCTGTTTAGAAGTGGGAAAGGGCATCAGGTTTCAAACTAGAGAAAAattataaagtttttttttttttctaataattcactAATTAAGCAGGGAAAGTACGAAAATTCAAACTAATGACGCAATTGACTATTGATAAATGGATTATTTACTCTCACCAGacctttttccttttgtttctctGTTTCTGTTCATCAGTTCATATTTTATACTTCGTCTCTCGATCCCATTTTATGTATCGCTATTTAATTCAAtatgaagtttaagaaataaatgacGACTTTGTGATGATTACAAAAttgctttttaattttcttttcttataaagtGGGATTCACTAAAGATAAAATGAGAATGATGTCATTAAATAGTTATCAGATAagaaaagatgacattctttttggacGGATCAAAAAGGAAATGACGATATATGAAATGGGACGGGAAAGTACTATACTATCATGCTTAATGAAAAAAGAATATCTTGGTGTATAATAAAAGATTAAATAATTGATATCTTAATCTGCATGATCTCCAATGTTGTTCTTGAGTTGGTCCTTATAAATTTTCCAGTATTTCGTTCGTAACTTCATATATTCATAATGATAAGAGAAGAAACGATTAGAGCATGAACATATAATGGCGACACTACGTATGAATCATTAGAGTCATGAATTAACTTGTAACAATTGTTACCATTTCGCTCCAATATCTTCCACATTTGCCTAATTCAAAGAATTTTACTTTTATATGTAGGTAAATCctatttatttattctaactttCTTCAATATATACGTGGATCCCgtattttaatttcaagttttcaaATAAGGTCTTTTTTTTGTTGCACACTTTAATCATAGTACTAATATCATGTACTATAATTTAGGCATAATACCTAAAATCATCTTTAAATTGACCTCAAATTGCATCTATGAcatttaatttttgatttatctAAGTAGACATTTAAACTTGTAGTCCGTCCGTATTATTTAATGTGACATACTTTGGCATAGTAATTAAGTAGAGCTGTTAATACGGGTCGGTCCAGCCCATCCGGGCTAGCCCacacgggctttgagtttgaccGGCCAGACCGGGCTGGCACATCAAAATGATGGACCAAAAAACACCAAGCCTACACCATTACTCTGTGGGTTGCGGGCTTCACGGGTCAGTCCactttttaaaaactaatattttataatttaattttagaatattaataaacataaatattatcagataatattacatagtgttaataaTTGTTTATCAAGTTTCCAACACCCCCAAAAAATACTCCTAAcagcgaaattaaataacttttgacatgatatcctttgaaccaaataaaaatactaatggacaatctaaatagttgcatgtatttgacttacggaCCGGCTCATGAGCTAGCCCAACCCATATTGCTCAAGCCCTACGGGCCACGGGCTTATAGAGGCCGGGCTAAAAAACCCTGTTCTTAAATGGGCTGCAAAAATTGAAgcccaactccatcaaattacaggCCAGGTCGGGTCGGCCCTACGGGCCTAacccatattgacggctctataataaagataaaagagaaagacttttgaaacttgtggtctGAAATGATCTTTGATACTTGTGTGGTTGTATAAATTATTTCACTAAGTATAAAAATTATActaatttaaagttaatttttttctaattatagtAACAAGACTTCTTTTTGGGATGggctaaaaagaaaagtatgtcaCAAAAAATGATACAGAGGgagtataaagttgaacaaatagTCACACGCGTCCTACATAGCATAAGACACTTAAAGACGCCATGTAGGATACGAATTGATCATGTAAGATGCCACATAGAACATATGTgtctacttattcaactttatacaagtttgaGTGCCTACTTGTGCATACCTCAAATTGTAGATGAAAATAAAGCCAAGTTGAAagacatgtttatgtattatgcttaTAAGTTAAAATTATGGCAGTTTAATGTTATttgtttctaaaaatatttggCTCTCGAAAATTTaattcatatcatatacattgagacaaataaagtaacatatatcatctaaaaattatgtaaaaaatataatacatcaCAATAATTGACAACTCAAATATCTAAAAAACTTATAACAAATTTGATTAATTCTCATAATTCAATTTGTACTGTATAGATTGAAACAAAGTGCAGATTACATCGTTAGAGTACtatatatcacaataattaacaatttaaaatatctctatatatatatttatcttttgttgGCTTTTTGAAAAGATAACATATATTatgtaaaatttaaataaattaacaatttaaaataatatttgatttttaaattgtatCTCTATCACATaaatttaaacatatattgaGCCATGCCTAGCTCAACATATATGACATATGATATGTATACTAATATTTAGTAGTATTAACTAATGCTCATGGCCACATGATACATCTGCTCCAAGTCGTTGACTTTCTTTGATTACATGTTTTGTAAGGGAGTATGACGATAGAAGGGCGGTGGATCAAAGTTGAGAAAATGAAAGGACTCTTTTTAATTAACAAATCAATAAGGAAAAATGGATAATATCTCACATTTCATTTATCTAATAGTAATTCCCATCACACCATCCCATGTTCATCCAGGCAAAGGCAGCAACCACCGGCTTGGTGTATTATTGTTATCAGCCTTAATTTGAACCCATCTTGCACTATCATTTTGCATAATTAAGAGAAGAAACAAGACATAACAACaatttaattgtaaaatttaCATGATTACATGGACAACTTGACAAGAATATATATGTCATCGTGGTCATATATATCACATCCAAATTATTAAGGAACTGTAAAATCACACGATGATATGAATTCCTATTATTATCAACGAGATCTTCCATAccagaaaatctaaaatcaagcTGTCTCATCATATATAAT comes from Capsicum annuum cultivar UCD-10X-F1 chromosome 2, UCD10Xv1.1, whole genome shotgun sequence and encodes:
- the LOC124896292 gene encoding secreted RxLR effector protein 161-like, which translates into the protein MYLANNTRPDIYFAVNLLARLISSPTKRHWNGVKHIRRYLRGTIDLRLFYSNESKSEMIGYVDAGYLSDPHKARSQTGYLFTYGGTAISWRSMKQTLAATSSNHAEIIVIDEASRECVWLRSMTQQI